The genomic region CTAGACATTTTAAATACCTGTCTCGGAATTGGTAAGTAGAAAGTCAAGCGAAAAAAGTataccccctggaaagttgtctttcttataacatatttggacatacGCATATGTAACCTTCACTGCAACACCACTAAGAAATAAACATAACATAATAAATTCCACTGAAAGGTTTTACACTActtgaaataatttattaatcaaaaataaactGATTGTGCAgtgtctttctgacagttgacacATAGACTTTAACACTGATTGTGCCGTGTCTTTCTGACATTTGACACATACACTTAAACACTGATTGTGGCAAAGGAGACCTGAAGATCCCCTGATGTGACCAAGGTGTTCTTGGAGACTTCTATAAATAACTTTCTATCAACTCTTAGTCTGAATATGGTGGGAATATCGGTCATATGTAGATAGCTAGTGGTCACGGACAGTGAAAATTATGTACTTCACACTGCTTGGAAATGGCTCATGagcatttggtgttttgatagtGTCTATTCTTTAAGGAAGGCTGGACTCCAACTTAATCTCTAATGATTTCATAATAAATTGCACTCAAATTATGTTATGGTAAAgataggggtgtactaacttttatCCACATGTGGAAATATCATTTCTGTTTATTATAATTGCTTAAATAATTTAGAATTAAAAAGGAAGAAACCTTTCTGAGGGGGTACTTACTTTTTTACATGACTATCTATACACAGCGTCGGGTACtgattaataaaatattaaacactTAAGTTCatatgtttcaaaaatgttcactGTTGTTCATTAGCCTGATCTTAtactcatttttattttatttttttatctaacctttaattgagaGGAAGACATTCAAAAAAACGAATCGGTCATCAAGAgattattattcaaaaacagCTATGCTACAATCATTGGCACCTTTGCATTTAGTACTTTGTACAccctccctttgccaagatgGCCACTGGCTGATTTGTGaaggtcaacaaccttttgtctcatATTTGTGCGTTTCTGGCCTTTTCCCATGTTAATGGCTGACTGAGGGAGTGTAGCCTGTATCTCAGATATTTTTCAGTCACTTTATTTACCAAGAGTGCCAATAATTCTAGAGGGCACTATCAAAAATCTACCTAAATAAACTAAGATGAAAAATAATAGTTTGATAATAGGTTATAATTTGATCTAGATGTTGGCACAATATTGGAACACAACATTGAAAATATGATACATAACTAACATCAAAACTGTATGGCCATCAGACCAATGTCCTTCTCAAactacaaacaaaatgtttgtgtgtggtatgtACTCTATATGAGTGACAGTGGTGACTATTTACACAATGCCAAAGTGTGCGTATAGACTCTTTTCGTACTTCAGATGCATGTACACAGATGCTTATTCTCTACAACATTGTTGATATCCTCAGAGGATGCATTACATAGCTAGCTATGAAGCCAAGGCATGGTCAAATGTCAAACAGATAAAGCCAGAATGATAAAATACTTCAAGCCATCAGTCTTGTGTACGTTCATGGTCATCAGTCCCACACACTGCTAAGTTTGTCAAGATCCTGACATCACTGTGAAGCTACATATCTTTTTGATGTGAGCACACATCAGTTGCATGTAACACTtccttttaaacaaaaatgcCTCTATAGGTTTCAGTTGTGGTCAGTTGGTTATGACAGGTGATGAACTGATAGTTTAAATGCACACTACATCAAACAAACTCAGGAGACCTCTTTTAAAATGGCTATAAATAACTGTCTCCCTTTAAAATTATACTCTCTTCTTCCAAACAGAagttctaaaaataaaatctacataTTTGATAACGTTATAACAGATAGTGAAGAGTGAGTCAAATCAGTAAACTCTGCATTTACTCTCTGCTCactcaacattgttgttgtctttcacaGCAATTCTTTTCAGTATAGATATCCCATGCGCTACGAGTGTCCCCTAGTGGTCAAACCAGATAAATATTCTCAACATTGGCAAACGAAAGTAGTACCCTAAACTTCAACATGGAGATTCAGTGTGGAATATGAGGAGGTATTCACCCTAGCTTTAGAACCTCAATACAGTATAGGTGGCCAGGGTAGAGAAACAGGCGGTGTACGCATAAGGAGGGTTCAGTGCCTTTTGCTCTCCAGTAGGCCCCTCCAGTCGTCTGCCCAGGATAGCAGACGACGCCGACTGAAGCTGGGGGGTATATGTTTGTTGTGGCAGGCAGTGAACAGGACGTGCTCCCAGGATGGGTTAGGCTCAACACCTGCAACAGAGGCACATCACAACTGTAATGTAACTCTCAAGGGCCAGATGTGCTGACTatctaaaatatcaaatatctACATGAATGACTGTAGCACGCACATGGCCGcttcatataaacacacaccatgAATGACTGTAGCACGCACATGGCCGcttcatataaacacacaccatgAATGACTGTAGCACGCACATGGCCGcttcatataaacacacaccatgAATGACTGTAGCACGCACATGGCCGcttcatataaacacacaccatgAATGACTGTAGCACGCACATGGCCGcttcatataaacacacaccatgAATGACTGTAGCACGCACATGGCCGcttcatataaacacacaccatgAATGACTGTAGCACGCACATGGCCGcttcatataaacacacaccatgAATGACTGTAGCACGCACATGGCCGcttcatataaacacacaccatgAATGACTGTAGCACGCACATGGCCGcttcatataaacacacaccatgAATGACTGTAGCACGCACATGGCCGcttcatataaacacacaccatgAATGACTGTAGCACGCACATGGCCGcttcatataaacacacaccaatTCCGAGTTATAAATACTTTACTTACCAATGAGCTCTGGCTTGTCGTCTATGAGGATGTCCCCAGTGACTACAGTCTTGTCTCTGGTCAGGATGATCTGTTCCAAGAAGTCAAAGCCCAGGTGCTTGTCAATCCAAGCATActggacggacacacacacgtaagTGAAAAGACCAGACACTGTCAGAAATATGTATTCCCAAAAGCATTCAACTACCAGCTTAAAGGATAGCTACTTCGACTCCAAACGTACCTTTTCGTATGGGCAgtgtatataatgttttataggGCTGGTGCAAATAAAGACATCTGTGCTGTAAAATGGAGAAGAAAGCATTTGGTTTAGTTTGTCGATTTTCAATAAGATGTTGTTTCTGAATGCAAAGAGGATGGCCTAACATACAAAAATTGGCTAATAATATTGGCGCAGAACAAACGGTGGACTTATTGTTTAAATGTGGAGGACATTTGCTCTTGGTATATGCCTGTTAcacaaaaataatcaaaaacaaaaggtGAAGCAAAGGTTCAGAATATAAAGTGGCTTCAGCATTTCTTAAAAGAAACATGATGAAACATTAGACGTGAAAAAAGTCAGCAGAGCACAAAAACTGTGCCCTTCAGGAAAATGTTACATTACGCTACTCCAGGCCTAGGGCCACATTGCCAGCCTTCCTTAATCTTCTCATCTGACATGGTTATGCATGTGGTAACATAAAACGTGACTTGTTCCCTTTGAACAGTTGACCCAGTACAGCACATGGAAAGTGTAATTGAAATACACGTATTTACAAAATATGGTAAACTGTTCAAATAGGGTTTGACTGGCCATAGACAGTATACTGTTCCAACTTACTTCTCCATTTTAGCCATCTCCTTGACGGCCTGCACACCTCCAGGAATGGGTTCCAGCTCTATAAAGAAGTCCTTTGACTCCCAAATGCTGATGGCCTTCTCCTACAGTCAATATAGCTTCTGCTTATCATCCAAAGACCTTTATATGTGCGTGTTAATTTACAGCAGTCAGACTAGATGTATGGCATACTCTAATATTCCACCTGCCTTTAGTCTATCTTCACGCTTGACATAATCAAGCGGTAAGCTATGTTATGGCAGTCATCTTTACCAAGTGCATACTGGAAATGGAAATACATGGTTGTCTGGAGAAACTAGGGTTGCATTGTCGAACAGTGAGCTTTAATCACTGGAGCAAACGTTTGAATGGGGTTAAACTACACACGACACTACTTATAACTTGTATCATCTACAAATTATGCAACGAAGAAGCTATTCTTGCCACATTTTGCCACATGCTGGGGAATTCTGGAATTAATAAGGTACATAAAAAGTAAGACAAAGCTATACAGACAAGTTATAACATGTTTTTGCCGGTTATCAGACTAAATTATCAGTTCAAAACTACTTACACACAGATCACTCCTCAAGCTCCCATATTGAGACGACACCCAGAATCCTCGTCTGTCCTCCAGGGTAATGTAAGGTTCGTTAGGATACCTAGCCCGAAATTTCTTCAGGAATCCTCCTTCAAAATCTGCAATAACCCCGTCCATGTCCACCAGAACCCGAAGTCGCTTACCAGAGGAAGAAGACATCTTCGCGAAAATACAGTTGAATTGGTTATGAAACAAGGTTCTTTCTCTACCGAGTAGACGTACCGTCACAGGCAGTATTGACATTATTTTCATGGTTTGCAAATTGTTGTCGGCGATTAAATTATTCCTTCAGCTCGAAACCTTTCAATGTGTTATTCCGAATGAGGTACCATCTTAATACCGATATTTGGATGTTATTGAACAATTTTTTCTAATGCAATCAACTTTCACCGTGTGagatatattgtttatattttctggTTTTAACCTTTATTACAGTTGTTCAAACTTAGGCACTTGGCCTATATATAGCATTAGCTAGCAAGAATGCTAGCCAGCTATGTTGATTAGCACACAGCAGGGTCAAAATGACCTAATCCTATTCCATTAGGTATTTGGACTTATTCACGACGGTAGTCAGACTGGTACAGATATTAGTGTCGCATCGTACAACCCCTGGCAATCTCACATCAGCTTTGGACTACTGTATGATGCAAAGGCGCCCAGAAGTGTCGCACACACCCAACTAACGTTACTCAATAAAATCCGTACAAATGaaatcagcgtcttgtgagcaacattaaaataagacttccgggtcacgaaaatatggacaatttcaaaataaaggtggCTAGCGTttatacatttaattcattGTATTCATTGTACCTCAAGAAattgtacctctcaaaacaatgacaacaattCACATTTAATCATActtaagagtaatttcaatgTAAACTGGGTATTAAAACGTTACAAGGTCAAAATTCTGACAATGCGAATGACTGAATAAGGAATACATATAGCCTCATAGCTCAAAAACGTTTGAatgttccacagagaaagcagtgtaggaattgttcaggagagtgtgtagagtaagtcaaacctgtctaatcatggggaatggtgtgctatatctatcaacacaatattttccacaccctcttgAGCCCTTAATGCAAAACACTATTATAGACTGTACATGTACATATTGtcctatacagaaaaaaaactattctatacgccgcagtaaatgtattgtaggaaatgttcaggctGTAAAGAGTGATTATATGCTAAAAAAAAGTCAAAGGGCataatgtatttgcaattgttgctggcattttactcagcccataccattggccacaatgtaactcaatgtgaatgaaataaatattttgccctatacagaaaaaaaactattctatacgccccAGTGAATgcattgtaggaaatgttcaggagaatatatagagtgattatatgttGGAAAATCAAGGGCCACTATGTAATTGCAACTGTTGTTGGTGTTTTACTCCATCAGTTCCATTGGCCActatgtaactcaatggatatgaaatacatattgcctcatacagAAAGAAAAGTATATTTGCTACATTGAATACATTGTAAGAAATCTACAGGAGAGTGTGAAGATTGAAAATATGCTGGGAAATCAAGAGGAACTATGTatttgctggcattttactccattggccacaatgtaactcaatggacaTGAAAAACGTATTTCCCTATACAGGGGCAAAGAACACTTTTTACAGTTACTAATCTTGCAATATATGCATTTCTTTTGATGATgcctattttttattatgatgtaaattggttcaaaaaccccttaatgatgattaaaattatgtgtaccgtgacgtcgcccggtatggcgcagccggggccccaccctggagccaggcccggggttggggctcgtatgcgagcgcctggtggccgggccttcccccatggggcccggccgggctcagcccgaacgggcgacgtggggccgccctcccgtgggctcaccacccacaggagggaccataaggggccggtgcgaagaggatcgggcggcagtcgaaggcaggggcctagacaacccgatctctggacacggaaactagctctagggacgtggaatgtcacctcgctggcggggaaggagcctgagttagtgcgtgaggttgagaggttccgattagaggtagtcgggatcacctctacgcacggcttgggctctggaaccacactccttgagagaggatggactcttcaccactctggagttgcccatggtgagaggcggcgggctggtgtgggtttgcttatagctccccagctctgccgccatgtgttggagtttaccccggtgaacgagagggtcgtttccctgcgcctacgggtcggggataggtctctcactgttgtttgtgcctacgggccgaacggcagtgcagagtacccgaccttcttggagtctctgggaggggtgctggaaagtgctccgactggggactctattgttctactgggggacttcaacgcccacgtgggcaacgacagtgacacctggaggggcgtgattgggaggaacggcccccctgatctgaacccgagtggtgttcagttattggacttctgtgctagtcacagtttgtccataacgaacaccatgttcaagcataagggtgtccatcagtgcacgtggcaccaggacaccctaggccgcaggtcgatgatcgactttgttgtcgtctcatctgacctgcggtcgtatgtcttggacactcgggtgaagagaggggcggagctgtcaactgatcaccacctggtggtgagttggatccgatggcgggggaagaagctggacagactcggcaggcccaagcgtactgtaagggtctgctgggaacgtctggccgagtctcctgtcagagagatcttcaactcccacctccggcagagcttcgactggatcccgagggaggctggagatattgagtccgagtggaccatgttctccaccgccattgtcgaagcggccgctcggagctgtggccgtaaggtctccggtgcctgtcgaggcggcaatccccgaacccggtgatggacaccggaagtaagggatgccgtcaagctgaagaaggaatcctatcaggcctggttggcttgtgggactcctgacgcagctgacgggtaccgacaggccaagcgggctgcagcccgggtggttgtggaggcaaaaactcgggcctgggaggagttcggtgaggccatggagaaggactatcggctggcctcgaagagattctggcaaaccatccggcgcctcaggagagggaaacagtgccctaccaacgctgtttacagtagaggtgggcagctgttgacctcaactgaggatgtcgtcgggcggtggaaggagtacttcgaggatctcctcaatcccgctgtcacttcttccattgaggaagcagaggatgaggtatcagaggtggactcgtccatcacccgggctgaagtcactgaggtggtcaagaaactcctcggtggcaaggcaccgggggtggatgagatccgccctgagtacctcaagtctctggatgttgtggggctgtcttggttgacacgcctgtgcaacatcgcgtggcggtcggggacagtgcctctgggatggcagaccggggtggtggtccctctttttaagaagggggaccggagggtgtgttccaactatagggggatcacacttctcagcctccccgggaaagtctatgccagggttctggagaggagaatacggccgatagtagaacctcggattcaggaggaacagtgtggttttcgtccgggccgtggaacactggaccagctctataccctctacagggtgttggagggttcatgggagtttgcccaaccaatccacatgtgttttgtggatttggagaaggcattcgactgtgtccctcgcggcatcttgtggagggtgcttggggaatatggggtcctgggtcctttgctaagggctgtcaggtccctgtacaaccgaagcaggagcttggtccgcattgccggcagtaagtcagacttgttcccagtgcatgttggactccggcagggctgccctttgtcaccggttatgttcgtaatttttatggacagaatttctaggcgcagccaggggccggagggtgtcaggtttggggaccacacaatttcgtctctgctctttgcagatgatgttgtcgtgttggccccttctaaccaggaccttcagcatgcgctgggacggtttgcagccgagtgtgaagcggtggggatgaaaatcagtacctccaaatccgaggccatggtc from Esox lucius isolate fEsoLuc1 chromosome 5, fEsoLuc1.pri, whole genome shotgun sequence harbors:
- the LOC105005627 gene encoding 5'(3')-deoxyribonucleotidase, mitochondrial, with amino-acid sequence MKIMSILPVTVRLLGRERTLFHNQFNCIFAKMSSSSGKRLRVLVDMDGVIADFEGGFLKKFRARYPNEPYITLEDRRGFWVSSQYGSLRSDLCEKAISIWESKDFFIELEPIPGGVQAVKEMAKMENTDVFICTSPIKHYIHCPYEKYAWIDKHLGFDFLEQIILTRDKTVVTGDILIDDKPELIGVEPNPSWEHVLFTACHNKHIPPSFSRRRLLSWADDWRGLLESKRH